ATAAGAGATTGCACATAGAAGTGGAGGGTATGGGGGACTGAACTGCATCCATTAACCCAACATCACGGAGGGAATTCCCTGACAAAACCGCACTAAACGCAATTGGAGTGAATGGGAAAATACACCGTCGATGGGTAGTTTGCCGGTATATCGCGTTATTGGACCTCAGTGATACACATATGCCAGTTTTCTCTTCGCCATCCAGAACCTTGGTTTGGTGACTCACTCTTCGTTCGTTCATTTTCTGGATTTCGTTGCCTGCCCGGTGAGGAGAGTAGTAACCTACATAATGAAGTTCAAGCCGAACCAGACCAGAACTTATGATGGCGAGGGCTTCAAGAAACGAGCGGCATGCTTGTGCTTCAAGAACGACCGTGAAGAAGAGGTATAACGTTAACGTTAGATGGTTATATTTCTCATTGACAGTTCAGGGGACCGATGCTGTCCTGTCTTTAAACCAAACCACTGTTCTCGGCTATATCCTACACTTGTTAATATTTTATCTTTAATTGCCTATTGTAATAGACTTAAATAGGTTTTCATTTTGGTTTTACCACTTAATTCATCAGAAAATGTCGATGTGCGGGGGCTGTCTTGCGGTGTCTGAAAGAAATGCTTCGGCGGGTTTTTAAAACCTAATGATTAGAGATGTAGGCTTGATgttaaacaaaaaaaacaggaGTGTTATAGTATATTTATACGCCCTTTATTGGCCTACGTTCCATAGCTTTAGTAATACATCCTTAGTGGTGTTGTGTGACTGCCCGCGGCTATCCAGTTTGGGCTAGTTTGAGAGCAAAGCGAGGGGGGCGAGGCGCTCTGTTGCATGTTTCATTTGACGGGCGGGACATCAGTCCAGCCATTGCTACATTGTATGACGATACCACTGTACCAATGCATACGAGTTTAAATACTAATAGTAACAATATCACCGTTATCATTTTACACGTTATAATCTCTGCTGCCTCATAACATTGAAATGAAAATGCGTTATTGATGAAGTGGCCATTTTGTAAGACGGTTTCAGTATCCTAGGCTAAAACCAAAGGTAGCCTACTGAAAAGTAGTCTCAATCAATGCTTTGTTTTTATATTTCTGGTTTGTGAGAATATCTTTAACAAATTGCTGTAGTCCTAGACATATTCCTCGTAATAGTTTTGGGGTTTTAACGGGCTTCACGGTGATAGCCTACGCACCACCATGATGCAAGCGTCCACAGTCTGTTTTAACAAAATGGACTATCTACCCAAGTCAATTTCCCCGAAATTACAACAACATATAGGACTCGTTCcacacattttttaaaaacattttattaaATGGGAAGCAATTATTTCCATGAAATAGGCTATATTGTTGTGCATGTGTCATTTCAGTCAATATAGCATGCTCCAATTGTTTCTGCCAAGATCTATTTAATTGTTTAAAGCCACCATTTATACAGATATGACTTAGACCTACTACCGTAACAAGTTAAATAGGCCCACTTTATCATAACCAAAATCTAAGGACCTATTCCATTGTTATGTGTTACTATTtaatttcacggtaaagtctacaccagttgtattctacgcatgtgacaaatacaatttgattgatttgatttgttgtcaTAGGAGACTTAGTAAGCAAATTATGTCATTTTTCAGTGCATGAACTAAAGTCGAGAAGACTTAAGGTTGGTTATTAATGTAAAAGTGGCGATGCTTTTAATTTCTTGAGCCACACGCCTTGTTTATGAACAGCTCCTACATTTGGATTTGTACTGTCTGATAGAAATCCAAATTTGTATCAGACAGTTCAAGACACTGCAGCCTCTGACTTCCCTGCACCACTGTTATGCAATGTATAAGCTGCAGACTTTATCTGTCTGTCATTAAGAACTCTATCAGAGCACTCAAGTATTTGtacgagatatatatatatatggcttGAGGGAGAAACTGTTGTCCCTTAAGACTGTGGGGGCCTTGTTCTCTCCCTCAGCCGGTTCTTTCAGGAACAAGGAATAGAGATATATCAGtttgctgtgtgtcagtgtgtccgTGCCAAAGGCACATTGCATTGTGGTAGAGCAGCTGGAAGGCTTTCTCACTGAGTTATATTAATGAGACTGCCCAATCTCAGTCTCAATGCTGCATCCCAATCTCCCCTTTGATTTTTACTTGTGAAGTATTTATTAACATTAGTAATTACCTACACATACAATCTTGTTGCTGACATTTCATATGTAATGCTATAAAACAAGTAAACCTTTGTGTAATATCTTAGCTTGTTTTAATATTTAAGATACCTGTGGTGGAACAAATGGAGACCATCTTCAATCACCCACCTGTGTCTCTGGTCAAGGGTATTGTTAGATCAAGAAATGCTTCGCCTGTGTCTGTTCAACTGTTACTGAGCGGTTGTAATGTATAGAGCCCATCCCCAGGAACATATTTACAGAGTTTGCTCTGGGACTGTCCAGCTACTCTGTCATACTTGCATGCACTCATTAAGGCTGAACAGGAGAAAAGCCTCTGTGGCTCCTGCGTGGCCAATACTGTCTTTGCCAATGCCACCTCTTTGTGCCAATCCCATGCTGTTGAATCCCTGAAGGATTGTGGCCTATCTGTATCTGAAGACCTTGTCTCAACCTGCTTTGGTTAGATCTCAGCAATCAAATCTCAGTCCCCTTTGTGGAGATGGAACAAAAATGTAGCTTCTCCtgcacaccccacacacacacgcacaaacacacacgacaTGTTAGACATGATCCCCCCATTGAGAGGGCCTGAGTAGGTTAATAGGAACTCTGTGTGATGTCAGAGACTTTGTTTAAGGAATGGAAAAGGAGAAAGAGGAACCCTCTGGGTCAGGTGTTCAGTGACAAGGTTTAAAGTCCTTCAAGGGAAAACAGGAACATTACATCCCTCAGGGCCAGTGGGTGGGTCATTTGCCTCCAACAACAGtagagactagaggtcgaccgattatgatttttcaacggcgttaccgataccgattattggatgaccaaaaaaagccgataccgaataATCGGCCGATTTTCTAAAttgatttgtaataatgacaattacaacaatactgaatgaacacttattttaacttaatatagtacatcaataaaatcaatttagcctcaaataaataatgaaacatgttcaatttggttttaataatgcaaaaacaaagtgttggagaagaaagtaaaagtgcaatatgtgccatgtaagaaagctaacgtttaagttccttgctcagaacatgagaacatatgaaagctggtggttccttttaacatgagtcttcaatattcccaggtaagaagttttaggttgtaggaattataggactatttctctctatacgatttgtattccatatacctttgactattggatgttcttataggcactttagtattgccagtgtaacagtatagcttccgtccctcttctcgctcctacctgggctcgaaccaggaacacatcgacaacagccacccccgaagcagcgttacccatgcagagcaaggggaacaactactccaagtctcagagcgagtgacgtttgaaacgctattagcgcgcaccccgctaactagctagccatttcacatcagttacaccaacctaatctcgggagttgataggcttgaagtcataaacagcgcaatgcttgaagcattgcgaagagctgctggctaaACGCACGAaactgctgtttgaatgaatgcttacgagcctgctgctgccaaccaccgctcagtcagaccgctctatcaaatcatagacttaattataacacacagaaatacgagttttgggtcattaatatggtcgaatccggaaactataatctcgaaaacaaaacgtttattctttcagtgaaatacggaaccgttccttattttatctaacgggtggcatccataagtctaaatatacctgttacattgcacaaccttcaatgttatgtcataattacgtaaaattctggcaaaataGTTTGCaacaagccaggcggcccaaactgttgcatataccctgactctgcgtgcaatgaacgcaagagaagtgacacaatttcacctggttaatattgcctgctaacctttgtttcttttagctaaatatgcaggtttaaaagtatatacttgtgtattgattttaagaaaggcattgatgtttatggttaggtacacgttggagcaacgaccgtcctttttcgcgaatgcgccccgcatcgattatatgcaacgcaggacacgctagataaactagtaatatcatcaaccatgtgtagttaactagtgattatgattgattgattgattgttttttataagataagtttaatgctagctagcaatttagcttggcttcttactgcattcgcgtaataggcaggctcctcgtggagtgcaatgtaaagcaggtggttagagcgttggactagttaaccgtaaggttgcaagattgaaaccccaagctgacaaggtaaaaatctgtcgttctgcccctgaacaaggcagttaacccgccgtcattgaaaataagaatgtgttcttaactgacttgcctagttaaataaaggtgtaaaatcggtgtccaaaaataccgatttccgattgttatgaaaacttgaattcggccctaattaatttgccattccgattaatcagtcgacATCTAGTAGAGACTAGAAGAGCGTTCATGCCGGAGGGTAGGAGCAATCTGTTATGGGTGCCTTCATCCAGCAATAGGTGTCTCCCTGAGACTGTATTTATAGTACATTGTGTCTTTTCAGTCCACTGTGTCGCTACAAGACTAAGGGGTTGTTGACATTTGGTAAAGTTGAAGTACGGTTTATTGTTGGTCTGGATGGACTGAAGGGTGGCCTATTACTAGGCAAATGATGTTGCCCTACTTGTACATTTCTAGATAGGAGTTAAAGCTGTATTGAATGTGTGTGGTCTGGAATTGGCATATAGTTGGGCTTTGTTTTCTTATATCGACTAGGCTGAAAGTAGGTGTATTTGGTATAAAACAAGGGGCAGCAAACTTCATAGGTCATGACTAACCACTCTCCTAATGCATTAAAATACTCCAGTCTAAAACTTCAAACCTCCGTAGGCTGGCATGTGGGAGACTGGTTTATTTGACAGCCACAGGCGTGTTGCTCGTGCTGCTCCTCCGAGAAAGTAGGTGTTTATTTCCCCCCTGAGATTCCTGGCCCGTTTAGCAGGCTTACAAAACGCACTGGAATCTCGCTGGGAGACGCTGCTCTATTCCCTTTGGGCCCCCCCCCTCCATCTGCACCTGACCTTTGACCTATCTAATATGTTGGTGTGGCGTTTTGCTCCTCACTGTGCCGAGTGTTCCTCAGTGCCATGATTTTTCAGTGGGACATACCTTGTTAGCCTAAGCTGTTGACATAAATGACATGAACAATGTTTTGTATATTGCATGAATTTGTATGAGGTGCTGACAAGCTTTAGGTCTTTCCTGGAATGAGTTGAAATTCGTAACAGTTCATATCCAACCACATTTTGAGCAAGAAATAGAAAAGATAGGACTTAAAATGAAGCAAAAATAACACTGGCAAGATGTagtctagctagctttgttttgTAAACTCCACGGTAGACACTGTCAAATGCAGTGACATCCCTGAGCTGCTTAAAGCCTTGCCCCCAAAAACATATTTGCAAAAGGCCCACAGCGGTGCCCCACCCCCATATATAAACACAGACagtaaccccccaacacacacacacacacacttgtgtacacacacgtacactcacATTCTGAAGCGCTAGCAGTCTGTTATAAATAGGTTAGTAGGTTCATTCTATCTCCATGGTTTATGGCTTTATAATGTAGGGTACTAAGCAGACAGTCTGGTCTACCCCGCTGCTTCAGTTGGATCCCCTCAACTGTATGTGGCGCCCGTAAATATAGCTAACCgtcccactccctgttcaccctccATCCCCTCTTAGCCCGGGATGAGCCTGATGAGATGTCGGCTCAGTTAAGGTCCAGGAACATGACGTGGTGACCCAGAGTGGAAGGGTGACACGTGCCGTATCCACTGTGTGGCCTCTCTTGGCCACTTGACTTGTCACTACCTGGCTCCTGGCTCAGACAGCAACGGGTCTGCTCCAGCAATCCCATTAGAGCAGCACAGAGGAGTGTCAAAGCCGAGCTGCTAGCTGATATTACATGGTTGTCAGGCTGACACACTTGTCCCGTATAGAGGGGTCTGGATGGGGAAAAGATGGAAGATGAAAGCCACACAAGCTGCTTCTGACGCTGCATCACTGTCGTATGTCGTATTCGACTGACTTGAGTTGGATGTTTCCTCAGCATGGTGAAAGAGACAACTGAGCAACTATGAGCCCCATAGGTCATGAGTGCGCGTGTgtaggtcgtgtgtgtgtgtgtgtgtattgcatcATGAAAATGCAGATACATGCTCATTCAATCTGTACGGATCATTGTACATGGCAGACTGTGGTGTAATTTAAGCTCAGGCACCTGCTTCGATGCGCCCAAAAGGACCTGGTCTGGGTCAATCGATCAGCCAAGGTGGAGCAGAGGGCCCTGTGGTGGAGCAGAGGGCCCTGTGGTGGAGCAGAGGGCCCTGTGGTGGAGCAGAGGGCCCTGTGGTGTAGCAGAGGGCCCTGTGGTGGAGCTGGACTCACAGAACTATTGTGTTTTCTCTTCCAGGTGTTGCTGGTGAGCAGCAGTCGGCATCCGGACCAGTGGATCGTcccaggtggagggatggagccGGAGGAGGAGCCCTGTGGCGCAGCGGTCAGAGAGGTGTTTGAAGAGGTGAGTTCAcctgtcatcatcatcatataaAGGAAAGATCCAATCGTTctgaatgttatattgtttttgtgcatctctgagtgatgttctatcaATTCCcggggtcatttcatgttttcatatgATGCAAAACCTTTTCAGATGCACATAAAAATTAAAGAATGACCTGGGAGTTGATAGAGCAtcgctcagagatgcacaaaaacaatatcACATTCAGAATGATTGGATCTGTACTTTAATCCAATCCAATCATCACCATAATCATCAGTGATGATGAAATTGAAATGAATCACAAAGTGGGTGTGTAACTAATAGCTATatgcacacacaaaacacacattgaTCTGATGGTCATTCATTGATTTGTCTGTAAAGAACATGCCTTTTAGTGATGGGTGAGACTATTGTAATGTGTTAGTTGGAAACTCTGGCTTCAAGTCATGTAGTGATCATGTCATCTATATGAGTATCAAACTCTGGCCCCTGATTGGTCATTTAAAGGCAACGTGCAGGAATGTCTGTAGGCCCTAAATATTCTCATATACACTGAGATAGATAGAGACACCCTCTATAATTCACCACTGCCTGCCTTGTGGCATGAGACTGACCTTGTCGATCTCCTGGGATGTCTCAATGGCACTTCACAGCATGTTTTCTCCAAAGTGGCTTCACCGCTAAAGGGTTCAGCTCTGAGAGACGTGATGTATGCAATGATTGTGGGTGACGGGAACTCACTTATGACATGACAGAATTGGGAGGTACATTTTGGTGGGTCCAAGGTGGGTTTGTAGAGAAAGGGGTCAGAAGGATTTGGTTCGGGTAGTGACTGAGGAGCTTGTGGTATTCCAAAGGTCCAGCTGGTGGGAAACCGAACGTACTTGGGTACGTCAGCAGGCTAAACTTGGCTCCCTGCTGGATTCCAGCACATCCACAGGTCCTAAAGCCTGTCCAGTGGACATGGGCAGATTCTTTGTGAAGCTTGATAAAGGGGAAGGAAGGGGAATAGGGGGTGGATCATGTGTCTTTTTGGAAACCGTAACCTCTCTGATTTTGACCTCTAAATATACAGCAGGACTGGGTGGGTTTGTGTTGTGATATTCAATCACATTATATTGGTCAACGTtctgatctcacacacacacacacacacacacacacacacacacacacacacacacacacacacacacacacacctaactccAGTCGAAGGTTTTCATACTAAAACCCCCACACAGTATTGTCAAGAATTGGGATTTCTCTACTTTCCTTTTTAATCTAACACAAGTGTTTTGGTTTGTCAAATTGCCATAGGCCCAATACTGTCATCTCACATCCCCCTAatgcctctcttctctcccccaccAGGCAGGAGTGAAAGGCAAGTTGGGACGTCTCCTAGGTGTGTTTGAGGTAAGGCGTGACTCTGGGCTGACAGTAATTATAAGACAGTTACATTTTTACTCCCTGAAAAACTGTCATTGCTATCTTAGTGTAAATTGTCACATGAATGAAATTCAAGAATAgaaaatgagtggatttggttgATGCCTAGTAAAGGGTTGACAAACTACCCTAAAGCATGTGCACCCTCTGAAAGCAGCTGTTTTTTCTTGAGGTGCCACAGGTAGAGGTTCTTCCAACCTGCATTTTGAAATGTAGTTTTCTTTTTAACTTCACAGCAGAATCAAGACCGAAAGCACCGAACGTATGTTTACGTATTGACTGTGACGGAGACATTGGAAGCATGGGAGGACTCGGTTAACATAGGTGAGTTTATGGTCACATGACATCAGGACTTCAATGTCTAGTATAATAATCTGTTTTTCCAGGAAGGATGTTGCCAGTATCAACAGGCCTCACAGACTAAATAATGAAATCCCACTCACTGACTAAAAGGACTGGGATTGCAGAAAACAAGCAACAAACAAGTTCAATATTTGTCCAATAATATCCGGCTTCACCTAATCTAAAGTTTGGAGTCATAACACATCAATTCCAAAGTGGCTGATTAGGACTCAACTTATGCTGCTAACAGCTAAATTACACCAGCCTGCTGGCTTTGGAGAGGTGGACTAAAGTAGCTGGTAAAAGGTAGAGTAAAATGTGAATGTGCGATTGGATTACTGAGCAGGTCATCTATCCCAGTCCTTCCCAAACAGACCGTGACTCACCACTGACTGCACCGAACAATGTGACCTGACCTCTGAAATCCATTAAACATCCTTTAGACTTCATCAGTCTTTTTCCTGAGTGGCTGGAGCTTTTAGTCCTTATAGATCTTACAGTAGGCAGTATATCAGTCTCAAGTCTTTCTTTCGTTTTTGTTTACGGACTTAACCGCACCAATATTTGTTCCTGTGCACTAATAATCATCATTCCTGTTAACACACAGGATTACCAAACATGGGCTACAACTTGTTCCTCAAAAATAATGTTGTGAAAGCATGCCACTGTGATTGACCTTTCCTTTAAATGAGCTCATGTCTATTGCCTCATCTTCACGCAATAACACTGTAGCTGTTGTTAGAGATAATCAATATATTCTGATAACATCTATTCTGGAAACATGTATTCAAAATGGCTATTAGCACCCTTCACAAGACTTTAGGTAGGCTGAAATTAATAGGGGCATTTTGAATGTTTAGATGACAAACGTTGGGCGTGTTTGCAGATTGGTATGGTGATACCAGAATATTTTATTGACAATGACACATGGGGTTGATCCAGATCCCATTTCTTTGTGAGAAGATCCCCACCCCTCAAAGGGCAAATGTCACACTAAGTTCATGTGGAAAACCCCAGTAGTTCTGAATGCTGACTGGTTATTGGTAGTGTATTAAAAACATGATCTGGAACTAGCAAGTATTAAgcgctttgggccagtaaccaaaaggtctcTGGTTCAAATAACTTTTATGAAACCCTTAACAATATTAAATTTCAAAATGACTCAGGACAATGACGCCTTCAGGTGGTTGGTGTATAACGTCCActactcgccccccccccccccccccctggtggTCAATAGAAGGAGTGATtcacactctgtctctgtctccccctgcagGTCGTAAACGGGAGTGGTTTACAGTGGACGAAGCCATCAAAGTCCTGCAGCACCACAAGCCGGACCACGCTGAGTACTTGAAGCGGCTTCATCTCAGCTGCTCTCCAACTAATGGGAACTCCCTGCTCCCCAGCCAGCCCCCTAATGACAACTTCCCCCGCTACGGCCCCCCCACCACAGGATCTGTTCTGGGCCCCTCGCGCAGATAGGACTGGCCCCTTCCCACGCCTATGAACTATCTTCTACCTGTACAGATACACTGAAAACTGACATTTTGCATGAATATACGAATCCTCAGAGTCACGGCTCACGCAACATGTATGTAAATTACTGTATACTTGGACAAACCAAAGCCATACTTGGAACTGTGTCTGGATGATTCAGTTAAGGAATGCCTTTCAGTAACTTCTTTAAGAATGTTCTATTGGGGtcaattgtattattattttcttcCATAATTAAGAAAATCacacaacatggctaccacagaaaaAGAGTCATTGGCTGACAATAGGATGGAAAATGGCAGTGTCATTGGACTTTGGGAGCTGGCGCAGTATTGACAACAAAGAGATGCTACCTCAGTTGGACGAGCACTGGAAGGATGTCTTAGCACGGTGTCGGATTCCTTTTGGCTGGtgtttaacctgtacaaacaaaCTACAGctcaaaaatacaactgtttatcTACTTCAAGTAGTACCATAATGTGTGGACAGAAGACAAGGGCTCACTATTGTCCCTCCCCTTCACCTCAGTAATTGGTGCCCTTCTTCAAGTTTAGTtgtaaaaacaacacattttgtATTTCTTATATGGAGCATTTCACATTTAATTGCCTTTAATTGTGTTGCCTTGATTGTCATCAGTTTTTTTCTCCATCTAGCATGATCATGAATAACAATAATTTGATATACTAATTTAATTATTAACGCCCGCCCCATATATGATCTGGTCAGTCTTCATAAGAGTATCTTTACTACGTAGTTGAAGGCAGGCCCTCTTTAATATAATAATATCTATATTTCATTTAATTGCCACAAATGATGTCTCCTCAATGCTGAGATAATGTACCTTAATCCACACTTGAGCATCTTGTCTGACCACTGAATGAGGATTGAACCGCCCCACACAGGGGACATGTAAATACTTTGCAGCAGAGAAGTGTAGAGTTATGTGTCTGGTTAACAGAAATGCAACCATATTAACTTTTCTTCTCCATATTTGCGATTGTTTTTCTaatgatgtaaaaaaaataattgctGTACCATGTAGTGAAGGTGTGACGGTAAAAAATGTCCTCCTTTCAGTTCCACCTGAGAACAGAGATGAGATGACATGGAACAACGAATAGGGAAGTTGTCTGAAAGAGAAAGGGAATGGATGGAAATGAGTGCTTTCCGTGTTAGATTTATGGTGGAACGACACTGGCGGTTAGGCTGAACATGGAAATGTTCTTACGATGGACATGGATGTGAGATATTATAGTTGAGAACACACTTGTAAATTGTAGTGCTTTACTGGAGATTACACAAACATAAGTGGTTTCACTTTTTAATCTCAACCACTATCTCACCCAGACTCCCAGCATTCATTTTATCACAAGAATACCCCTCTGAGGCAGACATTGTCAAATACATACCAGTATGTCAACTTTCAAATACTTGAGGTATTGTAGGGTGGGCGGAGTTTGTACTTTTGGGATTATTCCACTGGTTCCATTTTACTAGGCAAGCAAAATCAAGTGCACTGTATTTTACATGTGTACTTGACCAAGGTCTGCCATTGTGGATAATGCTTGTTTTAATTTGTGCTCATGCTTCATCAAAGCAGTTTTTTGGGAGGGAGTGTTTAGGAGCCAGTAAAGAACCGAAGAAAGGGTTAAAAGATGAAGGTGGGATCTATTGTGAGTTTGATATTGACCCTTCTTAAAATCTGTTGCATGAAAAGATTTCACCGGCCTGTCTGATTGGACAGTCATCACCTTTAACCAGTTGTATTTTTTATGGATATAACAATTTATGGAGATTGGATTGATGCATACTGGTACACTACATTCAGGAAGGAAAGTAAGGACATTAATGCTATTTGTTCTGAATTGCAAggacctttttttaaatgtattgctGGAAAAAAGTGGCAAATGTACAGCAGCTGTAGTTTTATTTTGAATGAATTACCCCCATGGACCCTTATTACTGACACGAAACAGTCCCTGTATAATGAATGGGTGGGGGACTGCTGTGAATGTGTGCTGATCAACTTTGTTCCAGGCACTCTCTCACTAGGGTGTCTTGAAGCACTCACTAGTTTATCAATGCAAACAGAATTTCCTTTATGATCATATGAACAGTGAAATTGGATAAAGTGGATTGAAGACTATTCTGTTTGGAATAATAATTAATTAAAAGGGAATTACTTGACTCCAGCCTGTCTGTAATGTCTGTACTGTATCTACTCATTTTGTTCAGTGTTTCTCCAGTCTTTTGGTACATTGTTGGTGCATGGTTGTGTGAGGGGGGTGTTAGTGGGTGGGTCAGGTGCTACTTTGTGTTCGTTTTCCAATAAAAAGACAGTATAGAACCGGAAGTCCACAAGGATGCTGCATGGAAACAGACACAAGATGACTGCTCCAGGGCACTTAGGAGGGGTGCATGAGACTCACTGGCCTTCAATATTTTTAAGGTTGTTGAAAAAATGATAGGCTGGAGCCCAATGAACTGAAAATTAAGTTGGAAAAAAGTCAATCAAATTGtacttataaagccctttttacatcagacaTCACAAAGTGCTTTATAGTAAGGTGTCTGCTCATGTAACTACCATGTACACTGAGgaaaaatataaacaaaacatgtacagtcgtggccaaaagttttgagaatgacacaaatattaattttcacagtctgctgcctcagtttgtatgatggcaatttgcatatactccagaatgttatgaagagtgctcagatgaattgcaattaattgcaaagtccctctttgccatgcaaataaactgaatccccccaaaacatttccactgcatttcagccctgccacaaaaggaccagctgacatcatgtcagtgattctctcgttaacacaggtgtgagtgttgacgagtacaaggctggagatcactctgtcatgcagattgagtttgaataacagactggaagcttcaaaaggagggtggtgcttggaatcattgttcttcctctgtcaagcatggttacctgcaaggaaacacgtgccgtcatcattgctttgcacaaaaagggcttcacaggcaaggatattgctgccagtaagattgcacctaaatcaaccatttatcggatcatcaagaacttcaaggagagcggttcaattgttgtgaagaaggcttcggggcgcccaagaaagtccagcaagcgccaggaccgtctcctaaagttgattcagctgcgggatcggggcaccaccagtacagtgcttgctcaggaatggcagcaggcaggtgtgagtgcatctgcacgcacagtgaggtgaagacttttggag
This is a stretch of genomic DNA from Salvelinus alpinus chromosome 11, SLU_Salpinus.1, whole genome shotgun sequence. It encodes these proteins:
- the LOC139533874 gene encoding diphosphoinositol polyphosphate phosphohydrolase 3-beta-like gives rise to the protein MKFKPNQTRTYDGEGFKKRAACLCFKNDREEEVLLVSSSRHPDQWIVPGGGMEPEEEPCGAAVREVFEEAGVKGKLGRLLGVFEQNQDRKHRTYVYVLTVTETLEAWEDSVNIGRKREWFTVDEAIKVLQHHKPDHAEYLKRLHLSCSPTNGNSLLPSQPPNDNFPRYGPPTTGSVLGPSRR